One segment of Paramormyrops kingsleyae isolate MSU_618 chromosome 8, PKINGS_0.4, whole genome shotgun sequence DNA contains the following:
- the ccdc36 gene encoding interactor of HORMAD1 protein 1 isoform X1 — translation MNPNTWNIKEILSIPPASGVPQKISSLIPAASDYSSLTDSQFLFGSQFWPDQSQGLSVEMSFPSRTSQQNSEVNECRVSTSYQIKPYLFGGDSQDKSKVPALTDSTNKGILEMFEDVERKAKERDESMLTDRVLQLGNIMENIKLTLNSIDGSIESAKRVILEHLDGLTTTIQDHAAMVQKSVVSPLESFLNELASLAQKLRDVEDRETKISVEVSALHSSVESLHRDLVSLRAEHGKEQCMMGDILSQLCTLVSSHSLAKQVTGRAVQTSPCLFENLVKKKTKYLEGTHFCGPEPFALGKMEDLEKAPQAGEAEIPTERLADTLTVGSSKEPLQKFYCTRSASTQRKNQHRSGSIPKCCKENAPPHDKKSPQVLSCKDKQAGVHNGRIKANRPKRALRKRPRATPSETGMAWTLPTTQSVGLCQGAGMGGVQPKKGNAVQGHAGYSMATATWVTGKPHTLQTSPQNKGLWQLFSISDDSD, via the exons ATGAATCCTAACACATGGAACATTAAAGAGATTTTAAGCATCCCACCCGCATCTGG GGTGCCCCAGAAGATTTCTAGTCTAATCCCTGCTGCCAGCGATTATTCCAGCCTGACAGACTCCCAGTTTCTCTTTGGATCACAGTTCTGGCCCGATCAGTCGCAGGGCTTGTCTGTAGAGATGAGTTTCCCATCCAGAACTTCACAGCAGAACTCAGAG GTTAATGAATGTAGAGTTTCTACAAGCTATCAGATCAAGCCATACCTGTTTGGGGGAGATTCTCAGGACAAAAGCAAAGTGCCAGCTCTCACAGATAGTACAAACAAAGGGATACTGGAGATGTTTGAGGATGTTGAGAGGAAAGCAAAAGAGAGGGATGAGAG catgttGACAGACCGTGTACTTCAACTGGGAAACATTATGGAAAAT ATAAAGCTTACTCTTAATAGCATTGATGGAAGCATAGAATCTGCCAAGAGAGTTATTCTGGAGCATTTAGATGGTCTGACAACAACAA TTCAAGACCATGCAGCAATGGTGCAAAAGAGTGTGGTGTCACCTCTGGAATCATTTCTTAATGAACTGGCCTCCCTGGCACAAAAGCTCAGAGACGTGGAGGACAGAGAGACAAAG ATCAGTGTGGAGGTGAGTGCCCTGCATTCCTCTGTGGAGAGCCTCCATCGTGACCTAGTGAGCCTGAGAGCAGAGCATGGCAAAGAACAGTGTATGATGGGGGACATCCTGTCGCAACTCTGCACCCTGGTCTCCTCTCACAGTCTGGCAAAGCAGGTGACAGGCAGAGCAGTGCAGACCTCACCCTGCCTGTTTGAAAACTTAGTAAAGAAGAAGACCAAGTACCTTGAGGGTACGCATTTCTGTGGTCCTGAACCATTTGCTCTGGGAAAGATGGAAGACCTAGAGAAGGCGCCACAAGCTGGTGAGGCAGAGATACCCACAGAGCGTTTGGCCGACACGTTGACAGTTGGGTCAAGCAAGGAGCCCTTGCAGAAATTCTACTGTACCCGTTCTGCCAGCACACAAAGGAAGAACCAGCACAGGTCAGGCAGTATCCCAAAATGTTGTAAGGAGAATGCCCCCCCACATGATAAGAAGAGTCCACAGGTCCTTAGCTGCAAAGATAAACAAGCAGGTGTCCACAATGGGCGTATAAAGGCAAACAGACCTAAGCGAGCCCTGAGGAAAAGGCCCAGAGCCACCCCTTCTGAGACAGGAATGGCATGGACTCTGCCTACCACACAGTCTGTGGGCCTGTGCCAAGGTGCTGGCATGGGGGGGGTTCAGCCGAAAAAAGGGAATGCAGTACAAGGCCATGCTGGGTACTCAATGGCCACAGCAACTTGGGTCACAGGAAAACCACACACACTACAGACATCACCGCAAAATAAAGGTCTCTGGCAGCTGTTTAGCATCAGCGATGACTCTGATTGA
- the ccdc36 gene encoding interactor of HORMAD1 protein 1 isoform X2: MNPNTWNIKEILSIPPASGVPQKISSLIPAASDYSSLTDSQFLFGSQFWPDQSQGLSVEMSFPSRTSQQNSEVNECRVSTSYQIKPYLFGGDSQDKSKVPALTDSTNKGILEMFEDVERKAKERDESMLTDRVLQLGNIMENIKLTLNSIDGSIESAKRVILEHLDGLTTTNQCGGECPAFLCGEPPS; this comes from the exons ATGAATCCTAACACATGGAACATTAAAGAGATTTTAAGCATCCCACCCGCATCTGG GGTGCCCCAGAAGATTTCTAGTCTAATCCCTGCTGCCAGCGATTATTCCAGCCTGACAGACTCCCAGTTTCTCTTTGGATCACAGTTCTGGCCCGATCAGTCGCAGGGCTTGTCTGTAGAGATGAGTTTCCCATCCAGAACTTCACAGCAGAACTCAGAG GTTAATGAATGTAGAGTTTCTACAAGCTATCAGATCAAGCCATACCTGTTTGGGGGAGATTCTCAGGACAAAAGCAAAGTGCCAGCTCTCACAGATAGTACAAACAAAGGGATACTGGAGATGTTTGAGGATGTTGAGAGGAAAGCAAAAGAGAGGGATGAGAG catgttGACAGACCGTGTACTTCAACTGGGAAACATTATGGAAAAT ATAAAGCTTACTCTTAATAGCATTGATGGAAGCATAGAATCTGCCAAGAGAGTTATTCTGGAGCATTTAGATGGTCTGACAACAACAA ATCAGTGTGGAGGTGAGTGCCCTGCATTCCTCTGTGGAGAGCCTCCATCGTGA
- the LOC111856195 gene encoding innate immunity activator protein-like: MIAPPSSHMSTTVADLWNNSLIADMGSREEFSDADSGIILHSIPDSPTPPMKDVTTHTRAVKLKQQSLQDRLELCLLELKKLCIREAELTGELSSDYPLLPGEKPPHIRRRIGAAFKLDEESLRKDGEDSELHAVEADLALQTQIYEAARRLSREQHLSRQVRRSRIQHCKLQERKMKELQEALFQLRLKMGRNSPRPRSAPGQKELATISDDSSLSDAGVLDEDEGATDSSHQTMELHPPSQLSRPQPPQTLEGLKPGCHVAPAYERSPIQNSPWKESSLDQPYQKPKRSHRPSSSQSCSSAVSAVSNPVEPRLGDAPLPHQFTPVKTLPVPQIQVTSAPSTPDLHLRRHHSLRAPSVALPHDLDQDRRRSPLAHRRLTDRGDLARAASEYLAFRGTSGGPVYQCNSEDSGSECSASSHTGSPRREAQAETPQPNGHRYAPHTSSPPLGYPRPLAFSGPSLYKSQHPHSTPSFYRDFVEERTGYPAEMDVAYVHVAPPHLSGRSRYEFWHEYEDPSQQWVPHSRPVNARLARTPSLRDYSSYHYHMSRPQEAVSDELRSWHQRNHMHVPRPHSLDRQGAVRIRTYQGRDSPLTPVMHQLPEQVPQTRIIHRPSDGRPLQWYIEEDSEIISQM, from the exons ATGATcgcccccccatcctcccataTGAGCACAACTGTTGCAGACTTGTGGAATAACTCCTTAATCGCTGACATGGGCAGCAGAGAAGAATTCAGCGATGCAGACAGCGGGATTATTCTGCATTCCA TCCCTGATAGCCCGACACCCCCCATGAAGGAtgtgaccacacacacacgggccgtgaagctgaagcaGCAGTCCCTGCAGGACCGCTTGGAGCTGTGTCTGCTTGAGTTGAAGAAGCTGTGCATCCGAGAGGCG GAGTTGACTGGAGAGCTGTCCTCAGACTACCCACTGTTGCCAGGAGAGAAACCTCCTCACATTCGCAGAAGGATCGGAGCCGCTTTCAAGTTGGACGAGGAGAGCTTGCGGAAAGATGGAGAG gACTCAGAGCTGCACGCCGTGGAGGCCGACCTGGCCCTGCAGACGCAGATCTATGAGGCGGCCCGCCGGCTGTCCCGGGAGCAGCACCTGAGCAGACAGGTGCGGAGGAGCCGCATACAGCACTGCAAGCTGCAGGAGAGGAAgatgaaggagctgcaggaggcaCTGTTTCAGCTGCGCCTCAAGATGGGCCGCAATTCGCCCCGGCCCCGCTCCGCTCCTGGGCAGAAAG AACTGGCCACCATTTCAGATGACAGCTCGTTATCAGATGCTGGGGTGCTGGATGAAG atgagggagccacaGATTCTTCCCACCAGACCATGGAGCTCCACCCACCCTCACAGCTCTCGCGCCCCCAACCCCCGCAGACCCTGGAGGGACTGAAACCGGGCTGCCATGTGGCCCCTGCCTACGAGCGCTCTCCTATTCAGAACTCCCCCTGGAAGGAGTCTAGCCTGGACCAGCCCTACCAGAAGCCCAAAAGGTCTCACAGGCCTAGCAGTAGCCAGTCATG tAGTTCAGCTGTCAGCGCTGTTTCGAACCCAGTGGAGCCCAGGTTGGGAgatgcccccctcccacaccaGTTTACCCCAGTCAAGACCTTGCCAGTGCCTCAGATCCAGGTCACTAGTGCCCCCTCCACACCAGATTTGCACCTGCGTCGCCACCACTCCCTCAG AGCTCCCAGTGTCGCGCTGCCCCACGACTTGGATCAAGATCGAAGACGCTCCCCGCTGGCTCACAGGCGGCTCACTGACAGGGGCGACCTAGCCAGGGCAGCGTCTGAGTACCTGGCCTTTAGGGGGACCTCCGGGGGCCCAGTGTACCAGTGCAACTCCGAGGACAGCGGCTCGGAGTGTTCGGCTTCCTCCCACACCGGCTCACCCCGCCGCGAGGCCCAGGCAGAGACCCCACAGCCAAATGGGCATCGCTATGCCCCCCACACCAGCAGCCCACCGCTGGGCTACCCCAGGCCACTGGCTTTCAGTGGGCCCAGCCTCTACAAGAGCCAACACCCCCACTCCACCCCGAGCTTCTACCGGGACTTCGTGGAGGAGAGGACTGGCTACCCAGCCGAGATGGACGTCGCGTATGTGCATGTAGCCCCTCCCCACTTAAGTGGGCGCAGCCGCTATGAATTCTGGCACGAGTATGAGGACCCCTCTCAGCAGTGGGTGCCGCATTCCCGCCCCGTGAACGCCAGACTGGCACGGACGCCCTCGCTTAGGGATTATTCCTCCTACCACTACCACATGAGCCGCCCCCAGGAGGCTGTATCAGACGAGCTACGTTCCTGGCACCAACGGAACCACATGCATGTGCCTCGGCCTCACTCGCTCGACCGGCAGGGCGCGGTCCGTATCAGGACGTATCAGGGCCGGGACTCTCCGCTGACCCCAGTGATGCACCAGCTCCCTGAGCAG GTCCCTCAGACAAGAATCATCCATAGACCTTCAGACGGAAGGCCCTTACAGTGGTACATAGAGGAGGACTCCGAAATTATTAGCCAGATGTAG